A window of Pomacea canaliculata isolate SZHN2017 linkage group LG3, ASM307304v1, whole genome shotgun sequence contains these coding sequences:
- the LOC112560684 gene encoding cell migration-inducing and hyaluronan-binding protein-like produces MKEGYVLVMTSLWLLGGVSSQDCPWEEQGLLPWSDAMTWESFLIPSEGSEILISTGKRVLLDIQPPRLATITIQKGAALIWGNVSGLVLRVEYIMVEGEFIVGSEVCPFIHKAHIKLYGKSDSRYFIDDPNFGRKFIGVPEGGTLELHGKPKTSWTRLSQTIPELDNIECGVVYNHSSQLIGKERQKGLHVIIWNEDGSPLDFDVFDLRTFENVSKFVQTIPDGKIIGMFLFGSDGIGRRGDPAQNGKLAYLDMTIQKLGGDVITKVTDTDSYSFIVRKGDPSSASESYLPDGQRFPGEERYLHLTDWSNTLTFRWQPAHPFHSIIFAC; encoded by the exons ATGAAGGAGGGTTATGTCCTGGTGATGACGTCGCTGTGGTTACTGGGCGGCGTGTCCAGCCAGGACTGTCCGTGGGAGGAACAGGGTTTGTTGCCATGGAGCGATGCCATGACCTGGGAGTCTTTTCTCATACCCAGTGAGGGCAGTGAG atctTGATTTCGACGGGCAAGAGAGTGCTTCTGGACATCCAACCACCTCGCCTGGCTACTATCACTATTCAGAAGGGAGCAGCTCTTATCTGGGGAAACGTCTCTGGCCTCGTGCTTCGTGTGGAGTACATCATGGTAGAAGGAGAATTCATTGTAGGGTCTGAAGTTTGTCCGTTTATCCACAAGGCACACATAAAGTTGTATG GTAAATCAGACAGCCGCTATTTCATTGATGACCCAAACTTTGGACGAAAGTTCATCGGAGTTCCAGAAGGGGGTACACTAGAACTGCACGGCAAGCCGAAAACATCTTGGACCCGTCTGTCCCAGACTATACCAGAACTCGATAACATAGAGTGTGGTGTTGTCTATAATCACTCCAGCCAATTG ATCGGGAAAGAGCGGCAGAAGGGACTTCATGTCATCATCTGGAACGAAGATGGAAGCCCTTTGGACTTCGACGTCTTCGATCTCAGAACCTTTGAAAATGTCTCAAAATTCGTTCAAA ccatTCCTGACGGAAAAATCATCGGAATGTTCCTCTTTGGCAGCGATGGCATCGGGAGGCGCGGCGACCCAGCTCAAAACGGAAAACTCGCCTACCTGGACATGACAATACAGAAACTTGgtggtgacgtcatcacgaAAGTCACGGACACCGACTCGTACTCTTTCATCGTTCGCAAAG GAGACCCTTCATCTGCAAGTGAGTCCTACCTGCCAGACGGTCAGAGGTTTCCAGGTGAAGAGCGATATCTGCACCTTACCGACTGGAGTAACACCTTGACTTTCAG